In Candidatus Saccharimonadia bacterium, a single genomic region encodes these proteins:
- a CDS encoding Lsr2 family protein yields MAQRTLIMLIDDTDGTEDANTISFGLDGKLYEIDLTEPNARALRDLLAPYIAAGRRVTSKTKRTPAASTGLNRDQAAAIRAWAKLQGLKVSGSGRIPAHVIDQYKAAQSPTAHPARATMAAFSAQ; encoded by the coding sequence GTGGCACAACGGACCCTGATCATGCTGATCGACGACACCGACGGCACGGAGGACGCCAACACCATCTCGTTCGGCCTCGACGGCAAGCTGTACGAGATCGACCTGACCGAGCCCAACGCACGCGCCCTCCGCGACCTCCTGGCCCCCTACATCGCCGCCGGCCGCCGGGTGACCAGCAAGACCAAGCGAACCCCCGCGGCCAGCACCGGCCTCAACCGCGACCAGGCCGCCGCCATCCGGGCGTGGGCCAAGCTGCAGGGCCTCAAGGTCTCCGGCAGCGGCCGCATACCGGCCCACGTCATCGACCAGTACAAGGCAGCGCAGTCGCCCACCGCCCACCCGGCCCGCGCCACAATGGCCGCATTCAGCGCCCAGTAA